In Leifsonia sp. PS1209, the genomic stretch ACGCGATCAGCGGCATGACCGCCGCCTTGATGACGGAGGCGGTGATGATCTCGATCCTGCCGTGGTCGGCGCGCAGCGGGCGTGAGCCGTGCAGCGACATCCCGAACGCCATCAGCACCAGGGGCACTGCGGCCCCGCCGAGCAGCACGAACGGCTGGAACACCGCATCCGGCAACCGGAGGCCGCTGAGGTTGATCAGGATGCCGAGCACCGAGGCGATGATCATCGGGTTGCGGACCGGCTGCGTGAGGATGGAGCGCACGGACACCGACGAGCGCGAGGTGATGTCGAGCACGGTGAGGGCGATCGGCGCGAACACGATCAGCTGCAGCAGCAGCACCGGAGCGACGTATGTCGCACTGCCTAGCACGTAGACGGCCACGGGCAGGCCGATGTTGTTGGCGTTGACGTACCCGGCTCCGAGCGCGCCGATGGTGGTCTCTGCCGCCCCTCGCCGGAAGAAGAGGCGCGAGAGCAGCACGAACAATCCGGCAGCGGAGATGGCGGCGACCCCGGAGATGAGCAGCTGCGCGGAGAACACGACGTGCAGGTCTGCCCTGGCCAGGGTGACGAACAGCAGCGCGGGGTTGGTGACGAAGAACGCGATCCTGTTGAGGACGAACGACGCCTGCGGTCCGCCGATGCCCAGCCGCCCTGCCACGTAGCCGACGGCGATCACGAACGCGATGATCGCGAACCCGATCACCACTCCGCCCATCCCTCCACCATACGGCCGTTGCCGTCCGTTGCCTCGCGGCTGCCACCCACACCCACACCAGTTCTCCGCTCACGCGGAAATCTGCGCGCTCGCGACCGCGAGCTCCGTCCGGACGGGGATCAGCGCGGCGTGTCGGCCGGCTACTCCTGCGTTGCGCGCGGCGCGCGTTCGACCGGAGTTCCCGGCCGACTCGCCGCCGAATTCTCCGCTTGAACGGAGTTCGCGGTCGTGAGCGCCGAATGTTCCGCTCGGGCGGCAGCGGGGCGGTGGGGTGGGGGCGGTGGGGGCGAGGCGGTGGGGATCGGGCGGAAGCGGCGGCGGCGGGCGCCGCGAAAGAAACGTAAAATGTCTGCACGTGACTCAAACGCGCAAGCTTCCGGTGCTCGTCCTGGCCGGCATGGTCGTCGGCTCGATGGTCGGGGCCGGCGTGTTCTCGCTGCCTGGGACGTTCGCCGGGGCGACGGGCGCGATCGGCGCCATCGTCGCGTGGGCCATCGCCGGGGCCGGGATGCTCACGCTCGTGTTCGTCTTCCAGCGGCTGGCTGTGCGGAAGCCGGCGCTCGACTCCGGCATCTACGCGTACGCCAAGGCCGGGTTCGGCGACTACGTCGGGTTCTTCTCCGCGTTCGGCTACTGGGCGAGTGGATGCGCCGGGAACGTCACGTACTGGGTGCTCATCGGCTCCACCATCGGCGCCCTGTTCCCGGCGTTCGGGGCGGGGAACACCGTGCTCGCCGTGGCCGTGTCGACGGTGGGCGTGTGGGGGTTCTTCCTGCTGATCCGGCGCGGGGTGCCGCAGGCGGCGTTCATCAACACCATCGTGGCCGTCGCCAAGGTGGTCCCGCTGGTGATCTTCCTGGTGATCGTCGTGGCCATCGGCTTCAACTGGGATACCTTCACGCTCAACCTGTGGGGCACGGGCAGCCCGGATGCGTCGTCGCTGTTCGGGCAGATCCAGAAGACGATGCTGCTGACCGTCTTCGTGTTCCTCGGCGTCGAGGGCGCGTCCGTGTACTCCCGCTACGCGAAGAGCCGCCGCGACGTCGGCCGCGCCACGCTGCTCGGGTTCCTCAGCGTGCTGTGCCTGTTCGTGCTCATCACGGTGCTGTCGTTCGGCGTCGCTCCGCGGGCGGAGATCGGCGGGATGCGGGAGCCGTCCGTCGCGAGCGTGCTGCAGGTGATCGTCGGGCCGTGGGGGTACACGCTGATCAGCGTCGGTCTCGTGGTCTCGGTGCTCGGCGCATACCTGTCCTGGACGCTGATGGCGTCCGAGGTGCTGTTCACCTCGGCGAAGAATGAGGACGCTCCCCGGTTCCTGGCGGCGGTGAGCAGACGCGGCGTCCCGGTGGCCGCGCTGGTGCTGACGACCCTGCTGGTGCAGGCGCTGCTGATCGTGACGCTGTTCTCGGAGAACGCGTTCCAGTTCATGCTGAGCCTCTGCAGCTCGCTCGCCCTCATCCCGTACGTGCTGACGGCCGGGTACGCGCTGAAGCTCGAGACGCGGGCCGGCGACGATCCGGGCGGACGCAGCCGCCGCGGGCTGACGGTGGCGATCATCGCGACCGTCTACACACTGTTCCTGATCGTCGCCGCGGGGCCTGGCTACCTGCTGCTGACGTTCATCATCTACGCTCCGGGCACGCTGCTGTTCGTCGCGGCGCGGCGGGAACGCGGCCTGCGGGTGTTCCGGCCGTTCGAGGCGGTGCTCTGCGTCCTGGCCGTGTTGCTGGCTGTCGCGGCGATCGTCTCGCTCGCGGCCGGCTGGATCAAGATCTAGGGAGCGTCACCCGAGGTCCGCGGCCGAGCGGCCGCGCCCCGAGACCCGGACCGCGACGGCGATCATCAGCAGCACGACCGCAGCGGCGATGGCCGTGATGGCGACGGGCGCGGACTCCAGCGTGCCGGTGAGCCGGGACACGCCGATCCAGGCGAGCCCCCACGCGCTCGCGATGGCGGGAGCCAGCCTGCCTCGGTCCCAGATCGCCAGGGCGGCGCCGAGGATGGCGGCGACCACCACGAGCGCCATGCCCCAGGCGTGCGGGCTCCAGCCGAAGCCGTCGAAGCCGGCGGCGACGAGCAGGCTGGTGACGTTGGCGACCGTCGCGACCATCACCCAGCCGAGGTAGAGGCCGGTGGTGCCGTCGAACAGGATCGCGTCGGCCGTCGTTCCGCCCGGGATGCGCTGCAGCAGCACGAAGGCCACGATCAGCACCACGAGCAGCGCGGCGATGAGCACCGCGGAGAGGGCGAGCATCCCGAACTGCACGCTCAGGATCCAGGCGGCGTTGAGGAGCAGCGAGGCGAGCATCCAGTATCCGATGCGGCGCTGGCGGGTCTTGGCGGCCTGCGACGGGAGCGCCTGCCAGATGGCGTAGCCGAGGAGGCCGAGGTAGATCACCGACCAGATCGAGAAGGCGGGGCCTGCCGGGGAGAGCATTGTGGCGTCGGCGCTGAGCGCTCCGCCCGCCGCCTTCTGGATGGGGGTGCCTCCCGCCGCTCCGGAGCCGATGAACGCGCCGATCACGGCGAGGACGGCGCCGACGACGACGGCGACCTGGCGCACCCGGTCGGCGGCGACGGGGCGGGTCGCGGTGGCGGCGTCGGTGACAGCGGTGGTCGACATGCCGGTCACGATATCCCTAGCCCGGCTAGATATCAACGGGACGAGGTGGCCACCACGACGGTCGTGTCGTATTCGTCCGATGCGACCGTGCGCACCAGCAGCCCCGCCTCCTCGAACAGCGCGGCCGTCCGGGCCGCCTGCTCGCCGCTCGTCTCGATCAGCAGCGAACCGCCGGGAGCCAGCCACGCGGCGGCCTCTGCCGCGACGCGGCGCTGCACCGCCAGCCCGTCGGCGCCGCCGTCGAGCGCTACAGCCGGCTCATAGAGGCGCGCCTCCGGAGGCATCAATGCTATGGCTTCGGTCGGGACGTACGGCGCGTTCACCGCGAGCACGTCCACCCGCCCGCGCAGGGAGGCGGGGAGAGCGTTGAACAGATCGCCCTCGTACACCGTGCCCCTCGGCTCGATGTTCTCCCGCGCAGAGCGCACGGCCGCCGGCTCGATGTCGCAGGCGACCAGCTCGACGCCGTCGCCCACCCGGGATGCGATGGCAGCGCCGATCGCACCGGCACCGCAGCACAGGTCGAGCACCACCGCATCCGGAGCCGCGAGTGCCACCGCCTGCTCCACCAGGAACTCGGTGCGGTGCCTGGGCACGAAGACGCCGGGAGCGACCCGGATGCGCAGGCCGCAGAACTCCGCCCAGCCGATCAGCGGTTCCAGCGGAAGGCCGGAGACGCGCTTGGCGACCAGGTCTTCCAGCTGGTCGGCGTCCGTGGCCGCCTCCGCGATGAGGCGCGCCTCGTCCTCCGCGAACACGCATCCCGCCGCGCGGAGACGGGCGACGATGGCGGGATCGGGATGGGGGTCTGTCACGGTGGTCATGCTAGCTCGCGCGACAGAATCCCGAAGCGGGCATCCGCACAAGACCTTGACCTGACCGGCTCAGGCGGTATGGATGGTCTATGAAACGCATCCACTACGCGAGCGGGTCCTTAGTGACCGGTGACGCGATCGCCGACGTGATTTTGCGTTATGCCGCTGCGCTGGCGGAGCATCGAACGGCTGCGGAGCTGGCGGTGCCTGCTGTCGGAGAGGACGGCGCGGTCACGGAGGTGCTGCTCGTGCTCGGTCCGGCCAGTCAGATGCTCGCGGAGCACCTGCCGGGGACGGACGAGTTCGTGGACGAGGAGTTCGTGGACTCGTTCGAGAAGAAGGTGGCAGCGCTGGGCACCAAGGCCGGGTTCGTCACGAAGGGAACGGAAGAGTCGGACGACCTCGACTTGGACTATCTCTGATGCTCAGTTTCCTGGCAGCTTCCGAAAGTTCTCCCGATGCACTGGCGCATCCGGAAACGCCGCGTACTATCACGACGAGATAGCTAAGGACACGGGAGAGGGCATGCAGGTGTTCCACGTCTACATCGACGACCTTCGGTTCACCTTCGTCGACCGCGCTCCCGTGGAGGAGCTGAAGAGCAGCGTCGTCAAGGCGAGTCGATCCGATGGTGATTTCATCCAGATCACCCAATCGAGCAGGCCGCCGAGCGAGGTGTTCATCACGGCGCAGACGAAAGTCAGGATCGAGACGGCAACCATCCCGCGCGATCCCGGCGACGGCGGGTCGGACGACGACGACGCCTTCTGGTTCGACTTCGACTCGCTGAACTGAGCGACACCGCACCCGACATGATCTCGCTCTGGCGCGACGTCGCCGCCCCTATCCCCACCGATCCCTTCGTGGACGGCGGCGAGTACGACAGCGTGATCGTCGGCGCAGGACTCACCGGTCTCACCACCGCCCTGCTGCTGGCCAGGCACGGGATGCGCGTCGCCGTGCTCGAAGCGCGCACCGTCGGCGCTGTGACCACCGGCAACACCACCGGCAAGGTCAGCCTGCTGCAGGGCACGACCCTCTCGCAGATCCGCCGCCACACCACCGACAAGGTGCTCTGCGCGTACGTGGACGCCAACACCGCCGGTCAAGGCTGGCTGCTCGACTATCTGGACGAGCGGAGCATCCCGTACGACGTGCGCGACGCATACACGTACGCGACGACACTGGATGGCCGCGACAAGCTCGACGCCGAACTCTCCGCCGCCCGCGTCGCCGGGCTGGCGGCGACGGAGGAGCGCGGCTGCGAGCTGCCCTTCGCCGTCGAGGCCGCACTGCGGCTGCCCGCGCAGGCGCAGGTGGACCCGATGGCGCTGCTCGCCTCGCTCGCCGCCGACGTGCGGGCGCTCGGCGGCGTGATCGTCGAAGGGGAGCGGGTGACCGGCGTCTCGGCGAGCGAACCCGCGGTGGTGACCAGTACCTCCGGCACGACGCGCGCCGGCAACGTGGTGCTGGCGAGCGGAACGCCCATCCTGGATCGCGGGCTCTACTTCGCAAAGACGGAACCGCTGCGCTCGTACATCACGGCGTTCCGGGTGCCCGGCGAACTGCCGCGCGGGATGTACCTCTCGGCCGACGAGCCGACGAGGTCGCTGCGCACGGCGGGGTCGCCGGACGGCGAACTGCTGCTCGTCGGCGGCAACGGGCATGTCGCCGGTCGCGCGGAGTCTCCTGCGGCTCTCGTCGCCGACCTGACGGCGTGGACGGAGACGACCTTCCCCGGAGCGGAGCGCACGCACTGGTGGGCCGCGCAGGACTACCGCTCGGCCAACCAGGTGCCGTTCGTCGGCTGGCTGCCGCGCGGACGCGGGCGCGTGTTCCTCGCGACCGGATACAACAAGTGGGGCATGACGAACGGCGTCGCCGCCGCGCTCAGCCTCACCGCAGACCTCACGGGCGAGACCATCGAGTGGGCCCGCGTGCTGCACCACAGGGTCACCCACCCGATCGACATCGCCACCGGCGCCGTCTTCAACGCGGGGGTCGGCAAGGCGGCGGTCACCCAGTGGGCAGAAGCGGAGACGGGAGGACAGCTCCCGGTGGATGCTCCCCCGCCCGCTGAGGGGACGGGCGTGGTCGGCCGCCGGGGTGCTTCGCCCGTCGCCGTCTCGACGGTGGACGGCGTCACCTGCGCCCTCTCCGCCGTGTGCACCCACCTCGGCGGCGTCGTGCGCTGGAACGACGCCGAACTGTCCTGGGACTGCCCGCTGCACGGCTCCCGCTTCGCACCGGACGGCACCGTGCTCGAGGGTCCGGCCACGTCGGCGCTGAAACCCGTGGATGACGCCGAGCCCGCGGGAGAGTAGTCACGGCGAGTGCAGCTGGCTCATCGTTACGTAACTCGAAGGAATTGCCGCTGTCGGGGTCACCAAGTGGCGTGGGTGCACAGCTGACATAGCAATGGGTATCAATTATGTGTTGATGGGATGTTTGAGACCTGTTAGGTGACGATTATTGATCTGGGACGAGAGAGCAGCGCTGCTCTGGAGCTTCAACGGGGCGAAACGCGCGGCACACGCGACGCCACGGTGCACGTGAATGAAAATCCCTCTGAAACGGAATGCGGGCGTGGCGAGACCAGGTCGCTCGGCCTAGCGGGGTCCCGGGACGCTGGCGGCGACACGGCTGGATAACGGGGTTATCACTTCCGGGTGCACTCTTCCGGAGATTCCTAGCCTGCGGGGATGTTCCTGCGCCAACTATTCGAACGCGGGCGAAAGCTTATATGTGTGGTTTCTCATTATTTGGATGGTGTGTTCAGCTGTGCTGCCCAAGTATGTTCAGTTTTGCTGCCTCGGGGGTGGCGGAGAGCTGAGGCGCCGTGTTGAAGTCGGGGGACTGGTTTAGGGCGTGTTTGTCCGTCGTTGCGGCATCGGTGATCGCAGTTGCGGTAGCCGTGCAGCCGTTCACGGTGCCGGCTGCTTCAGCGACTGAGACTTCGGCAGGGGATCTCAGTCCGCTGCCGAGCCAGTCGGCCGCGCCAGTCGTGGGGGATCCGTTGACGGCGGGCGGTGGGGTGCGGGCCGAGGGAGAGTTGCCGGGTGCGCCGGCTGATCCTCATCCGACGAAGACGATGTCGGGAGCTGCGGGATACAACCCGGATACTTCGACTCCAATTTCGCGGTCTGAGTTTGAGACGGTGTATCAGAATCAGGATTCGACGAAGACGGCGCAGTTCTCGACGGAGCCGTTGAATGTGTCGCGGTCTGATGGTTCGTGGGTTCCGGTGAACACAACGGCGACGAAGACGTCGAGTGGCGGGTATGCGGTTGCGGATCACCCGTTGGCGCCTAAGTTCGCGGCGACGTCTGGTTCGTCGTCCGGTGACTATCAGGTCTCGTCGTCGAGCTACACGGTCTCCTTCAGTTTGGAGGGGGCGAAGCCGCGGCCCGCCACGCGGGCGAGCGCAGTCGATCGGACGGCGTCGGGTGGCGATTCCGACTCGTCGGTCGCGTACACGGGCGTCGCGGCTGGTGAGGATCTCGCGTATGAGGTCACGGCGGGCCAGGTGAAGGAGACGTTGGTTCTCAACCAAGCTCCGACTGAGGCCAACCCGTCATGGACATGGAAAGTACACGCACCCGGCTTGCAGCTTGGCCGGGATCAGTTCGGGGACGTTACCTTCACGGACGTCCTGGGCAATGTTGTGTTCATCACACCGATTCCCGCGATGGTCGACTCTTCGGCCGTCCCCGGCGTCTCCGGGGCTGCTGTGACCAATGTGCCCGTCTCCTTGGCTCAGGTGTCCGATGACGACTGGACGATGACGTTGACCCCGGACGCGACGTGGCTGAACGACCCGTCCCGGGTGTATCCGGTGTTCGTCGACCCGTCCACGGCCTCCCCCTACGCGGATGACGCGCATTCTTATGAGAGCACGGGCTCTCAGTTGACTGGTGTCGCCTACGTCGGAAATTCGCGAGCTAGCGGAGACACGATGTGGCGTACGGTCACCCACTTCAACTATGAGCAGCTTTTCGGGTATCAGGTTCTCGGAGTGAACCTAGAGGAATGGTACGGCGGCGACGGCTCCACTGACGCAACGAATGCGTGGGTGTTCTGGGCGAATGCGATGAGTTTCAACGGACAGGGGACCACTCTGTCACCGATAACTGTCTCGTCCGGAACCTCAGGCTACGGTGTCGCGAACGATGCTCGTCTGACGAATCAGTACGCGACGTGGGTGAACAATCGCACGTCGGGCGCGTACTTGATGTTGACCGGCCAGGAAACGCCTGGGGCGTACACGTACAAGTCGCTCGGCTTGCAGATGTTTATCTCGTATGAGTCGAAGCCGACCATCGCGGCGTCGACGGTCTCCGTCGCGGACCCGAACGGGTTCGCGGCGACGTCGTCGTCCCCGCAGGGTGGAGCGGTTGGGTCGTCGACGCCGACGTTGGCGACGACGACGACGCAGGACACCTCGAATGGTTCGGCGCCGGTGAACCGATGGTATTCGGTGTCGGCGAACGCGAACATGTCGAGCCCGTTGTGGCAGTCCGGATGGACGTCGAGTTCGCAAGTGCAGGTGCCGCCCGGGATGCTCGCTCCGGGAGCTACGTATTACTGGCAGGCAGCGGTGCAAGACCAGTACGGGACGACGGGGTCGAGTTCGATCTATTCGTGGAAGACCAGCACGAATCCGACACCCGGTGCCGGGGCGACCACACCATCAGATAATTCAGTGGTCGCGACAACCACACCGACGCTCACCGCACCGGCGGCCACAGCAACCAATGGCAAACCGTTGCAGTATGTGATGAGGCTCGCGTCCGGGCAGGACGGGGCAACAGGGCAAGTGGTGCTTTCGCAGGTGCTGACTCCTGTCGGCGGCGTGCTGACCTGGACGGTGCCCGCGAACGTCCTGCAAGACAACACCGGGTACACCTGGTCGCTCGTCGTCAACGACGTGTACGACGACTGGGCGGCAAGCGTGCAGCGGATCGTCGTGAACCGGCGAGTCACAACATCCGGACCAGCCCCCACCGACACCGCCGGGCCCGTCACGGTCAATCTCGCCAACGGCAACGCCTCCACAAGTGTGCCCACACCAACCGTGAACACGGTCGGCGGCCCGATGGGCTTCCAACTGACCTACAACTCTGAGCAGGTGTCGAACGCTGGTCTGATCAGCCACTACTACAATCTCGATCCCAACAATCTGACTCCCTCGTATAACCCTCTGCCTGCGGGGGCGAAGGTCGCGTTGGTACAAACGGACAGTCAGATCGCTGACAACTGGGGTCAACTCGATTCACCAGCACCAGGAGTGAACCAGTCGAACTATCAGGTGCAATGGACGGGGTTCATCAACCCGCCCGCGGGCTCGTACGCGTTCGGCTTCCAAAGCGACGATGGCGCTGAGCTCACACTAAATACGACACCGGTGATCACCGATCAGTGGACAGCGCACCAGGCGCAGGGAACCCCGCAATTCGAGACCGCGGCCTCGCAGGTCCTTGTTGTCGCCGCCGACGGGACGGCAAAGTTGGGCGGCGCGACGGTGCCGTTACCGCTGCCGATCACGGTGAACTACTTCCAGCGCAGCGGAGCAGCCTCGGTGTCCCTGTCCGTGGAGAGCACCATCGCGCCGGCCAATCCGCAGCTGGTCCCGGCGAACTGGTTCACGCACACGAACCCGCCGCTCCCGGACGGGTGGGCCGCATCCGCCCCGATCGTCGGAGCGGCAGGTCAGTATGTGTCCTTGAAGACCAGTGGAAGTTCAGTCACCGTCACGGACTCCGCCGGCGGCACCCATGTGTACACGAAAGCGGCCGGGGCGGGCGGGTACACACCGCCGGCGGGGGAGCGGAGCACGCTGACCACCGACACAACGGGAGCGTTCACCCTCACCGCCGAGGACGGCACCGTGTACCTGTTCAACACGGCGGGGAAGCTCACCTCCGCAACCCCACCGGTAGATGCGGGCAGCAAACCGGCCACTCCGATCCCCAGCTATGTCAGCAACAGCAGCCTGGACAACGCGCTCCGCAGCCTGTCCGACCCGCTCTCCAACACCGGCACCGCCAGCGCCCCCTCATACCAGCGGGCCGCGTACTTCGCCTACAAGGGGGAGCAGTACTCGAACCTCGGCATCCCGGCGAACGCGGGTATCACCGCCACCGGACCGGTCTGCCAAACGCCGTCCGGGACCGGCTGGGCAGCAGCACCCGATCAGATGATGTGCGCAATCGTGTACCCCGACGGGACAACGACACAACTTGAGTACACCAGCACCGGTCAACTCGGCGGGGTGTTGAACCCAGGTGGTGCGCTCACCCTGTTCAGCTACCAGGCCGTTGGTGGATCGAATCTACTCAGCGCCGTGTCCACCTCGTTGCAAACGGATTGGTCGGCCCTGCACACCAGCTCGCCGCGGCCCGTCACCGCAATCGGCTACGACACGGCAGGGCGGGCGACGAGCGTGAAGCTCGCGGCGCTCGGCAGCGACCCGCAACCATCGAAGACGTACACGTACTCGTCGGCGCCGACAGCAACCCAGGACGGGATCTCGTTCGTCGACGTCGCAGGGCTCACCCCACCCGCCGGTGGCCCAGGTCACGAGCTCAAAGTCACCTACAACACGGCTCTACAGAAGACCACGTCAACGACCGCATCCGGGCTCATTTCCAAGACACTGTGGAACAGCCACGACAACGTCCTCGCCACCCTGGATGCCCAAGGCCACGAATCAAGCACTGTCTACGACACCCAGGACCGCGCCGTAGCGACCTATGGTCCGGCACCCGCCGCCTGTTTCGGCGCCACCGCAGCGCTCCCGTTCGGCCCATCCACTCTCGACGCCAACGGAACGGCAGACCCGGCGGACGCGCCCATCCCGACCGGAACCTGCCCGGCCATGAACGGGACAGCGATCGCCACCAGCACCTCCACGTACGACGGCACTCTGCACGGCCTCAATGCGACCTGGTACAACAACAGCAACCTCGCCGGCCCGCCCGCCGCGTACTCGCTGTCTGTGCCCGCAGCAGCCTCCACCCCCGCCACCCCCGAGAACAACGGAGCAATCAGCCACGACTGGGGAACCACCAATGGCGCCTCCACCACCGTCTCACCCATCACGGGCCCGACCGGAACCGTCGTCGGCGGGTCGACCGGTATCAACTGGACCGCACAATTCACCGGCCTGCTGACCTTCCCGTCGACCGCGAACTACACCCTGTACACGTACGCGGACGACGGGACCATGCTCTGGGTCAACGACAAACTCGTCATCAACACCTGGGGAGGCGGGTCCGCCCGCTACTCAGCCGGATACACGATCCCCGCGACGCTCGGTCAGACGGTACGCATCCGGCTTGCCTACCAGCAGATGACTGCGCAAGCACACCTCGAGCTGGACTGGACGACAGGGGCGGCGCTGCCCACAGCCCCCGCGAACAATGTCGCCATCCCAGGCGCAGACCTCTCACCCGCCTACAATCTCGTGACGAAGACCTCCACCGCCGACTCCGCCCCGACCGGCGTGGCCGGGGTCAGCAATGCCAA encodes the following:
- a CDS encoding PA14 domain-containing protein, encoding MYQNQDSTKTAQFSTEPLNVSRSDGSWVPVNTTATKTSSGGYAVADHPLAPKFAATSGSSSGDYQVSSSSYTVSFSLEGAKPRPATRASAVDRTASGGDSDSSVAYTGVAAGEDLAYEVTAGQVKETLVLNQAPTEANPSWTWKVHAPGLQLGRDQFGDVTFTDVLGNVVFITPIPAMVDSSAVPGVSGAAVTNVPVSLAQVSDDDWTMTLTPDATWLNDPSRVYPVFVDPSTASPYADDAHSYESTGSQLTGVAYVGNSRASGDTMWRTVTHFNYEQLFGYQVLGVNLEEWYGGDGSTDATNAWVFWANAMSFNGQGTTLSPITVSSGTSGYGVANDARLTNQYATWVNNRTSGAYLMLTGQETPGAYTYKSLGLQMFISYESKPTIAASTVSVADPNGFAATSSSPQGGAVGSSTPTLATTTTQDTSNGSAPVNRWYSVSANANMSSPLWQSGWTSSSQVQVPPGMLAPGATYYWQAAVQDQYGTTGSSSIYSWKTSTNPTPGAGATTPSDNSVVATTTPTLTAPAATATNGKPLQYVMRLASGQDGATGQVVLSQVLTPVGGVLTWTVPANVLQDNTGYTWSLVVNDVYDDWAASVQRIVVNRRVTTSGPAPTDTAGPVTVNLANGNASTSVPTPTVNTVGGPMGFQLTYNSEQVSNAGLISHYYNLDPNNLTPSYNPLPAGAKVALVQTDSQIADNWGQLDSPAPGVNQSNYQVQWTGFINPPAGSYAFGFQSDDGAELTLNTTPVITDQWTAHQAQGTPQFETAASQVLVVAADGTAKLGGATVPLPLPITVNYFQRSGAASVSLSVESTIAPANPQLVPANWFTHTNPPLPDGWAASAPIVGAAGQYVSLKTSGSSVTVTDSAGGTHVYTKAAGAGGYTPPAGERSTLTTDTTGAFTLTAEDGTVYLFNTAGKLTSATPPVDAGSKPATPIPSYVSNSSLDNALRSLSDPLSNTGTASAPSYQRAAYFAYKGEQYSNLGIPANAGITATGPVCQTPSGTGWAAAPDQMMCAIVYPDGTTTQLEYTSTGQLGGVLNPGGALTLFSYQAVGGSNLLSAVSTSLQTDWSALHTSSPRPVTAIGYDTAGRATSVKLAALGSDPQPSKTYTYSSAPTATQDGISFVDVAGLTPPAGGPGHELKVTYNTALQKTTSTTASGLISKTLWNSHDNVLATLDAQGHESSTVYDTQDRAVATYGPAPAACFGATAALPFGPSTLDANGTADPADAPIPTGTCPAMNGTAIATSTSTYDGTLHGLNATWYNNSNLAGPPAAYSLSVPAAASTPATPENNGAISHDWGTTNGASTTVSPITGPTGTVVGGSTGINWTAQFTGLLTFPSTANYTLYTYADDGTMLWVNDKLVINTWGGGSARYSAGYTIPATLGQTVRIRLAYQQMTAQAHLELDWTTGAALPTAPANNVAIPGADLSPAYNLVTKTSTADSAPTGVAGVSNANVPAASTATTYSNPWFGTVASTSVDSAGLNLTSTSTTEAPGTGYLRQLTSTKPAGAATKSTTAYYGGTSTPTVSYGTALGVSSPICGVPVNTPQYGLTASATGPTPATGVARTAKYVYDVMGRVAATLNPGDTTWACTTYDSRGRIASQTFPAFGGSPARTVTNKYTSDGTATGDPLTSSVSDASGTITSTIGIDGQRLTYTDVSGTVTTTSYNQAMQTVSATAKLADGTTHTEAYTYNGDGQALTVSEDSKTIAQNTYTGGVLTGVAYPSGAGNAGNGTSGTLGYAPTGAASSLVWSLAGGATLSDSHVLSQTGRIVQDTIVDGAATYTSTYGYDGAGRLTSAKVPYNQLTYSYAATGGCGANTTAGADGDRTGMTDITTAPGASTPNPTLSMGYCYDNTDRLTADTVSGAPTSPDIVLGTALTSTGATPNLVYDSHGNITKLATETLAYDDTNRHMNTTLSDGTTIVYKRDATDRIISVTQTPAGGSATVTNYAYAGGGDAAAFTLTSANHVQEQTLSLPGGASVSIQSSTQVWSYAGLSGHVIATADAAGTRVGGIFLTDPYGDPIDPATGCIGTTTADTNGPANTTTPNVSNGYEGQHGKGMLTLGGLDTIEMGARQYVPLLGLFLSVDPVPGGNANDYTYPNDPVNSNDLTGNYSFRLSDYGTTTPIVGSTARTAYSPHVNRGIKASSYRATRPLSSYSMPELLAKYNGKQAILNHEPPAPEWVKKVGVGAGASLCALACVNVDVGADGHGRVGLGVGPEAGIKYKIGFTTETEPGWYMGGDCSAGLGPVGAYVEGGIQEHGPLGYGGGGYSPGLNLGCSGGVGWGW